A single Anabas testudineus chromosome 10, fAnaTes1.2, whole genome shotgun sequence DNA region contains:
- the spon2a gene encoding spondin-2a isoform X1 — MSEGQSFFQMMSPEHLTHGWLQSLLVVLLKLCLAFAGPLRPLNGTGCTAKGPASYILVFTGHWSPQAFPKQYPLFRPPAQWSKLIAVSHNRHFRLWAEGAPASPGVQNFAELGVTVELMKAAKEARKRRTVGAMYRTAGIPNGIGHSSTELLMQPRNSLLSLMVKVIPSPDWFVGVDSLNLCEGSQWKQEVTIDLHPFDAGTDSGFTFSSPNFPTSPRENITKITSQVPNHPANSFYYPRLKELPPIASIKLHRQSRTPDRQTPMSNHILPNSINPQHFSVTPLDCEVSLWSSWGLCLGPCSRGGVRHRTRYILLRPANAGTPCPELEEQAECVPHSCMKLQ, encoded by the exons TTTCTTTCAGATGATGTCACCAGAGCACCTGACCCATGGTTGGCTGCAGTCGTTGCTCGTTGTGCTGCTGAAGCTCTGCCTGGCTTTTGCTGGGCCTCTGCGACCACTCAATGGGACTGGATGCACAGCCAAGGGTCCTGCTTCATACATCCTGGTCTTTACAGGTCACTGGAGCCCACAGGCCTTCCCCAAGCAGTATCCACTGTTCCGGCCCCCTGCGCAGTGGTCCAAACTCATAG CGGTCAGCCATAATCGCCATTTTCGGCTATGGGCAGAGGGTGCTCCAGCCAGTCCAGGAGTACAGAACTTTGCTGAACTCGGGGTGACAGTGGAGCTGATGAAGGCAGCAAAGGAGGCCAGGAAGAGACGCACAGTTGGCGCCATGTACCGAACAGCCGGTATCCCAAATGGCATTGGGCACAGCTCCACCGAGTTGCTCATGCAACCCCGGAACTCACTG CTGTCCCTGATGGTGAAGGTGATCCCCAGTCCTGATTGGTTTGTCGGTGTGGACAGCCTAAACCTTTGTGAGGGCAGCCAATGGAAACAGGAAGTTACCATTGACCTTCATCCTTTTGATGCAGGGACAGACAGTGGAttcactttttcctctcctAACTTTCCCACCAGCCCCCGAGAAAACATCACAAAG ATCACATCTCAGGTGCCAAACCATCCAGCCAACTCCTTCTACTATCCTCGCTTAAAGGAGCTTCCACCTATTGCCAGCATCAAGCTCCATCGACAGAGCAGAACACCTGACCGTCAAACCCCaatgtctaatcatattctgCCAAACTCTATCAATCCCCAGCACTTCTCAG TGACACCACTGGACTGTGAAGTGTCTCTCTGGTCTTCATGGGGTTTGTGTCTGGGTCCCTGCTCCAGAGGTGGTGTTCGCCACCGTACACGTTACATCCTTTTGCGGCCGGCCAATGCTGGGACCCCCTGCCCTGAGCTGGAGGAACAGGCTGAATGCGTACCACACAGCTGTATGAAACTCCAGTAA
- the spon2a gene encoding spondin-2a isoform X2 — protein MMSPEHLTHGWLQSLLVVLLKLCLAFAGPLRPLNGTGCTAKGPASYILVFTGHWSPQAFPKQYPLFRPPAQWSKLIAVSHNRHFRLWAEGAPASPGVQNFAELGVTVELMKAAKEARKRRTVGAMYRTAGIPNGIGHSSTELLMQPRNSLLSLMVKVIPSPDWFVGVDSLNLCEGSQWKQEVTIDLHPFDAGTDSGFTFSSPNFPTSPRENITKITSQVPNHPANSFYYPRLKELPPIASIKLHRQSRTPDRQTPMSNHILPNSINPQHFSVTPLDCEVSLWSSWGLCLGPCSRGGVRHRTRYILLRPANAGTPCPELEEQAECVPHSCMKLQ, from the exons ATGATGTCACCAGAGCACCTGACCCATGGTTGGCTGCAGTCGTTGCTCGTTGTGCTGCTGAAGCTCTGCCTGGCTTTTGCTGGGCCTCTGCGACCACTCAATGGGACTGGATGCACAGCCAAGGGTCCTGCTTCATACATCCTGGTCTTTACAGGTCACTGGAGCCCACAGGCCTTCCCCAAGCAGTATCCACTGTTCCGGCCCCCTGCGCAGTGGTCCAAACTCATAG CGGTCAGCCATAATCGCCATTTTCGGCTATGGGCAGAGGGTGCTCCAGCCAGTCCAGGAGTACAGAACTTTGCTGAACTCGGGGTGACAGTGGAGCTGATGAAGGCAGCAAAGGAGGCCAGGAAGAGACGCACAGTTGGCGCCATGTACCGAACAGCCGGTATCCCAAATGGCATTGGGCACAGCTCCACCGAGTTGCTCATGCAACCCCGGAACTCACTG CTGTCCCTGATGGTGAAGGTGATCCCCAGTCCTGATTGGTTTGTCGGTGTGGACAGCCTAAACCTTTGTGAGGGCAGCCAATGGAAACAGGAAGTTACCATTGACCTTCATCCTTTTGATGCAGGGACAGACAGTGGAttcactttttcctctcctAACTTTCCCACCAGCCCCCGAGAAAACATCACAAAG ATCACATCTCAGGTGCCAAACCATCCAGCCAACTCCTTCTACTATCCTCGCTTAAAGGAGCTTCCACCTATTGCCAGCATCAAGCTCCATCGACAGAGCAGAACACCTGACCGTCAAACCCCaatgtctaatcatattctgCCAAACTCTATCAATCCCCAGCACTTCTCAG TGACACCACTGGACTGTGAAGTGTCTCTCTGGTCTTCATGGGGTTTGTGTCTGGGTCCCTGCTCCAGAGGTGGTGTTCGCCACCGTACACGTTACATCCTTTTGCGGCCGGCCAATGCTGGGACCCCCTGCCCTGAGCTGGAGGAACAGGCTGAATGCGTACCACACAGCTGTATGAAACTCCAGTAA